One Salmo trutta chromosome 26, fSalTru1.1, whole genome shotgun sequence DNA window includes the following coding sequences:
- the LOC115163910 gene encoding uncharacterized protein LOC115163910: MTFHNTYAVKQDSMEHTSLWGILLLSALTCYGQRQEQPRAVLTLHPKRTPTGIYQGETVTLRCDIQEDGVTDWEYRWYRGLYGLFYSSSQNECSLSPVEPSHNGVYSCMGVRRSNSQKSSISEDVTLTVSWIASPHLTMSPSWWANAGDSVTLSCEVGDSSTGWRFSWYKAVPFREGFPSFPDKDFFPELLPDSADGAGGSYSLNLVGLNHRERYVCRAERGDPVYYTDFSELKFLWVEGQSPSASLTVSPNRVQFFYNESVSLGCAVQGDSNRWRVKRYLRWGEAKVLECPTDWGSVTGSTCIFTTTDVWSDTGVYWCESESGEYSNAVNITVTLKGVALESPALPVTEGDSVTLRCRFQGTPSNLSAEFHKWVDNGYLTKTELTGEMTIPAATQSDEGWYRCKQLDQGESHGSWVSVRAPDPVWSISLLILLCSLLVVSIFLLVTIVLVVKCCRDRAARSRDKRNDRNTTDQVIGFELI; the protein is encoded by the exons ATGACCTTTCACAACACTTACGCTGTCAAGCAGGATAGCATGGAGCACACCTCACTCTGGGGAATTCTTT TGCTGAGTGCACTCACCTGCTATGGACAAAGACAAG AGCAACCCAGAGCTGTTTTAACTCTGCATCCTAAACGGACACCGACGGGGATATACCAAGGAGAGACCGTCACTCTCCGATGTGACATACAGGAGGACGGAGTTACTGACTGGGAGTACCGATGGTACAGAGGTCTTTACGGCCTCTTTTACTCCTCTAGTCAGAATGAATGCAGTCTTAGTCCTGTTGAACCGTCTCATAATGGTGTCTACAGCTGTATGGGAGTACGGAGGAGTAACTCCCAGAAGTCCAGTATCAGTGAAGACGTCACACTAACCGTGTCAT GGATTGCTTCTCCTCACCTGACCATGTCTCCTTCATGGTGGGCGAATGCTGGAGACTCAGTAACGCTGAGCTGTGAGGTTGGAGATTCGTCTACAGGCTGGAGGTTCTCCTGGTACAAGGCTGTACCCTTCAGGGAAGGGTTCCCCTCTTTTCCGGACAAGGACTTCTTTCCAGAGCTGCTACCGGACAGTGCTGATGGGGCAGGAGGCTCCTACTCTCTCAACCTGGTTGGTCTgaatcacagagagagatatgtgtgtcgagctgagagaggagacccagtctatTACACAGACTTCAGTGAACTCAAGTTTCTCTGGGTAGAAG GTCAGTCTCCTTCAGCCTCTCTGACTGTCAGTCCCAACAGAGTTCAGTTTTTTTACAATGAGTCTGTCTCGCTGGGCTGTGCGGTGCAGGGGGATTCTAATAGATGGAGAGTGAAGAGGTACTTACGATGGGGAGAAGCCAAAGTGTTAGAGTGTCCTACCGACTGGGGATCAGTGACAGGATCCACATGCATCTTCACAACTACAGATGTCTGGTCAGACACTGGAGTGTACTGGTGTGAGTCTGAGTCAGGAGAATACAGTAATGCCGTCAACATCACAGTGACCCTTA AGGGTGTGGCCCTGGAAAGCCCCGCCCTTCCTGTGACTGAGGGAGATTCCGTGACTCTACGCTGCAGATTTCAGGGGACCCCATCAAACCTCAGTGCTGAGTTTCATAAATGGGTAGACAATGGCTACCTCACTAAGACTGAGCTAACAGGAGAGATGACCATCCCTGCAGCAACACAGTCAGATGAAGGATGGTATCGGTGTAAACAACTAGACCAGGGAGAATCACATGGGAGCTGGGTGTCTGTGAGAG ctCCAGACCCAGTGTGGTCCATCTCTTTGCTTATTCTGCTGTGTAGTTTACTGGTGGTTTCTATCTTCCTGCTGGTGACCATTGTACTGGTGGTGAAATGCTGTAGGGATCGAG CAGCTCGATCAAGAGACAAGAGAAATGACAGAAACACCACTGACCAAGTCATCGGTTTTGAATTAATATGA